The Paenibacillus spongiae nucleotide sequence AATGTCATTCACCATCATTCGATTCACAACAACGCCCCCTCAAGAATTCCAAACCTTCTCGGTTGGATGGTTTTAACAATTACAAGGTATATCCATCGGTATTGCATGTCAAGATCATTTTATTTCATGGAGCGATAACCGGTTCAGCATCGCAGACGGTAAACCATGCGATTACTCCATTCAGTCCTGTCAGTCCATCAATCACAACTTCTGAAGCAGTCGATCGAGCGCGGCGGCCGGCGCTTGGTATTCAATTTTTATTAAAGCAGGTGTTGTAATGAAAAAAGCTTAATCATAGGTTGAGGTGTAGGGAATCGTTGCAGGTATTGTCATTACTTTGTTGTATTACTTATTGAGCAGCTTGCTCGATCTCAAACAACCGCAATTGATGTGTTTATAATCGCTTGCGACATTAATCTAGGATGTCATAATCCGTAAAAATGAGGTGCTGCGCGTGCATGCCAAAGATAGAGTGATCGAAGTAGAAGGGCTCGTCAAAAGATACGGCGGCTTTACCGCTGTTAACGGGGTCAGCTTTGGCGTGAGCCGAGGGGAAGTGTTCGGGCTGCTTGGCCCCAACGGCGCGGGCAAAACAACGACGATGGAGATGATCGAAGGGCTGCGGAAGCCGGACGGCGGCAGCGCCAAGGTGGCGGGGCACGATACGCGGACCTCGCTTCGCAAGGTGAAGGAAGTGATCGGCGTGCAGCTGCAGTCGACATCGCTGTTCGAGCTGTTGACTGTAGAGGAAATATTACGGATGTACGCGAGCTTCTATCCTCGTTCGGTGCCGATCGAGCCGCTGCTGGACGACATGATTTTGCAGGATAAACGAAAGGGCCAAGTCAAGCACCTCTCCGGCGGGCAGAAGCAGCGGCTGGCGATTGCCATCGCGCTCATCAATGATCCGATCGTGCTGTTTCTCGACGAACCGACGACCGGGCTCGATCCGCAGGCACGGCGGACGCTCTGGGATATCGTGCTCCGCTTGAAGGAGCGGGGGAAAACGATCGTACTGTCGACCCACTATATGGACGAGGCGCATATTTTGTGCGATCGGATTTGCCTGATGGACCAAGGGAGCATCATCGCCCTTGATACGCCGGATGAATTAATCCGGTCGCTGCAGTCGGAGAATGCGATCGAGTTCCGCCTGCCTGAACAAGGGGGCGGAGACCAAATCGCCTCATCCGCCAATCATTCCGAATCTCGCATTCCTTCCTCAGCCGGCACAGAAGCTTCTGACGCATCCAGCCCGTTGACTGGCCTGCTGCAGCACATTCCAGGTGTCCAGGAGGTCGAGCTGCGCAATGATACGTATGTTCTTTACACGAGCGATCTGCAGGCAACGCTCACGAGTTTCGTGCAGCTGATGTCGGAGCGCAGACTAACGTTTACCGACCTCAGGACACGGACGGCCACGCTGGAAGACGTGTTCATCCATATGACCGGAAGGGGGCTGAGGGAAGAATGAAAGCCTACCTGCAATTGACCCTATCGCAGCTGAAGCTGTTTGCGCGCAATCGGCAGATGCTTGTATTCACGCTCTTTTTCCCGGTGTTTTTCATGATGATATTCGGATTTGTTTTCAATAATGACAGGCCGATGTCGCTGGATGCGGCGGTGATCGACCAGGATCACAGCGAAGCGTCGCAAGAGCTTATGACGAGCTTTGGACAGACAGGGGTTCTGAACTTAAAGACGTTTGAAGCCGAAGCGGATGCGCTGGATGCGCTCAAGCACAACGATCTTGGACTGGTCGTCGTCATTCCGCAAGGGTACGGCGACTCGCTCGGCAAATTCGCGCAAGCATCGGAGCCGTCCTCTGGCGGTGCCAATACCGGATCGGCGGCTGTGAACACCGGCTCGCCTGCACAGATCCGGATGATATACGACAGCGCAAACTTGACTACGGCCGGTCTGGCCAAGGCTGCGGTGAGCGGCGTCGCAGACAGCGTATCCAAGAAGCTCTTGCATTTTACGCCGGCCGTAACGGTAGCGGAAGAGAGCGTGCAGTCGCAGCAGCTGTCTTATATTGATTTTCTCGTTCCCGGAATTGTGGCGATGATGATTATGTCGAATAATTTGAACGGCGTAGCCGGGCAGATCGCTTCTTGGCGGGAACGGGGGGTTCTTCGCAGAATGCAGAGCACGATGCTGAGACCGTCTTCGTTCATAGCGGCGCAAATAACGGCTAGGCTTACTTTGAACGGTATTCAGGCGGTAATTGTTCTGCTGATCGCTCAATTCGTATTCGGCACACAGGTGAGGGGCTCGTGGGGGACGCTGCTGTTCTTCGTCATTATTGGCACGCTGGCGTTCATGTCGATTGGCTTTATTATCGCAAGCCTGGCGAGAACGCCGGAAAGCGCCAACCCGATCGCAGCCATTCTTTCGTTCCCGATGATGTTCCTTGGCGGGGTCTTCTTCCCGATCAAAAACATGCCGGAATTCATTCAGAAGTTCGTGAACCTGCTGCCGATCGCCCATCTGTCAACGGCCATGCGCGAGGTGATGAACGCGGGAGCGGGCTTCGCGTCCTTATGGACCGAGACGCTTATTCTCTGTGGCTGGATGATCGTTGCTTTCGCGATCGCCTCCTACACGTTTAAATGGGAGTAACGAGGTTTTATCGCTATTAGGGGGAGAACTGTCGTTGCAGCAAGAATGGATAGAGTCATCAGAGGACTCTATCCATGATTTTATTTTTCCACAAAAAGCACGTGAATTTCTTTCTTCCCCGATTCATGAGGGCCGATGAGCTTCTTGCAGCCGGTTAGGACATATTGAGTCCCCGCCGCTTGATCATCGCGCACGACTTCCCTTTGATGGATCTCACCACAAGTTGTTTCCGACTTTCCTCTTGACCTCCCCCCAAGCTTATCCCGGGTATTATCATAACTGTAGCTAATCTTCTTCCCGTCATAATGCAGGTCGATTATTATGGGATCCCCTTCGTCCGTATAACTCGTGATTCGCAAACGACTTTCCCGGCCTTGATCGACATGATTCATGAAGGGGATGATCTTGTCTGTGTTTAGCGGCCCGCTTGGTCCAACTATGATATCGCCATTTTTCTTGGCTTCTCGGACCGAATATTCGGATGTCGACGTACAACCGGTTATTAGCAAGGTTAATGTTAACAGGATAAGCATTTGTCTCAAGAAAACCACCTCCTGGTTCTAGACGTCCGGACGATCCGATTTGTTTCTTGCCGCGTGAGCGTATAAGCTCACATTAATATGTTTTTTATTTTACTTATGTCTTATAATGAGAATGGTTATCACCTCTTTGCGGAAAGGCTGAGCGTAGTGAAGAACGGTCCATCCACAATAACGGAGCATCTCGCTTCCTATCTCTATCAATTAGTCGAAATCAAACATATATGTTCAGCCTCATCGGTGTTTCAACATGAGCCGTCCCTTTATGGCATGTTGTTGTTCAAGGAAGCGGACGGGGACATACAGATTAGGGGACGGAGCTATCCCTTGCAGCGGCAGAAGGTATTCATCTTGGCGCCCGATTCCGCCGTTCAGCTTGGTCTTCGTAACGCGGGCTCGGCCGATTATTACTACATCCAGTTCCATGCCCTGCAGGCCGCGGACCGGAAGCAATTCATCCCCGCCCAGCTGAATTGTCCGGACGAGCTGCCCATTTCGCATTTTTCCCTTCTGACGGAGCGGGTGGACGAGATCATGAGGAAGCAGTACAGCGGCAATGGCTGGGATGCCATGAAGGCGAATATTCTGTTCCAAGACATGCTAATTGCGCTGTTCAAGGATGCCATCCGCGAGCATAAGCAGGATTTGAAGCACGCGATTGCTCTTACGATGGATTATATGGAACAGAACTATCGGTTGAATATAACGCGGAAGCAGCTTGCCGAGATGGTCGGCATAAGCGAGGATTACTATTCGCGGGCATTCAAGAAGCTGGCCGGGAAGAGCCCGATGGAATATTTGACGGAGGTGCGGGTCAGCCAGGCCAAGCAGTCGCTGCTGCTGTCGCGCGATTCGTTCCGTTCGATTGCCCAGAGCGTCGGTTTCAGCGACGAGTTTTATTTTAGCCGCAAGTTTAAAGCATCGACCGGACGCTCGCCGACCTCGTATGTGAATGCGGTCAAATATTCGGAGAAGATCGCTTCGCTCCGGCATCTGCTTACCGGCCATCTTATTGCGCTGGGCGTCGAGCCGTATGCCGCCGTCATCAACAACGCCTATCCGGTTACGACCCGGTTCCGCAACACGGTTGCCGTCGGCGACTACAAGCCGGACCTGGAGAAGCTGATGACGGCCAAGCCCGACTTGATCATGACGTGCGAGTTTCGCGATTTCGGAAAATCCCAGAAGGAGAAGATGTACGATCAGATCGCTCCGACCGTGACGCTTCCCTTCTACCAGTCCTGGCGGGTTCATCTGCAGACGATCGGCAAAATTATCGGCAAGGAGAAGGAGGCCGGCGACTGGCTGGAGCGGTACGATAATAAGGCGGAATCGGTTCGCAAGCAGCTGGCCGAGACGATCGGGGACGAGACGATCCTGATCGTCGGAATCGGCGACGGGCGGATGTGCGTATACGGTCAGCGGAACATGGGCTCGGTCCTGTATGGGGATTTGAAGCTGGCCGTTCCTCGGGGCGTAGCCGAAATCGATCATTACAAAGAGACCACGCTGGAGGAGCTGCATGCGTTCGATGCGGACCGCATCCTGTTAACCAGCTATCGGCATGACGGTTCCGAGCATGTGGACCAGGCGATCCGCAATGAAGTGAGCGGTCTGTATACCAATGAGGCTTGGCATGCTCTTAAGGCCGTCCGGAACCGGGCGGTGTACGGCATGTACGACAGTCAGCATCTCTATACCTGTTATACCTCTCTATCGCATGATCTGTTCCTGGATAAAGTCCGGCAGATGCTTCGGTCGGATTCGTCCAAACAGCGGACGTAAATGTCCATGTTCATCGCGGACTGCTTTCGTATAATTAAGAATGAGAATCAGTCTCGTTGATAGGGGCGGACAAGAGAGAAAGGGAGAGGGAAATACATGTTCAAATCACCGAAAGTAATGGTTGCGCTGGCAATGCTTCTAATGGTTATGCTCGTAATTGCCGGCTGCGGGACCGACAAGAATGCGGGGACAGAAGGGCAGAACAAGCCCGAAGAGAAGGTCAACGGCACGAATAATAAAGAAGCTGCGGCGGGGAACAACGAGCAGAGCGCAGATGTTCGCGTTATTGAGCATGCGATGGGCAAAACAGAGATCAAGGGCACGCCGCTGCGGGTCGTTACGCTGTATCAAGGCGCTACCGATGTGGCGGTTGCGCTGGGCGTGACACCGGTCGGCGTTGTCGATTCCTGGGTTGAGGAGCCGATGTATCTCTATCTGAGGGATCAGCTGAAGGACGTTCCGCATGTCGGCCTGGAAACGCAGCCGAATCTGGAGGAGATTTCGAAGCTGAAGCCGGATCTCATCATCGCATCCAAATTGCGTCATGAGAAAATCTACGATCAGCTCTCTCAAATCGCGCCAACCGTAACCCATGAGACGGTCTTCAAGTTCAAGGAGACGCTTGATTTGATGGGGAAGGCGATGAATAAAGAGGAGGAAGCGGCCAAGCTGCTCGCCGATTGGACGGACCGGGTAGCCGATTTCAAGCAGAAGATTGAAACGAAGCAAGGCGCCGACTGGCCGATCGAGGTCTCGGTGCTGAACTTTAGAGCCGACCATGCCCGCATCTATGTGACGGGTTACGCCGGGGATATTCTGAATGAGCTGGGCTTTACGCGCTCTGCATCCCAGCAGGAGGAAGAGAAGAAGGGAACCGTCGTGCTGAAATTGACGAGCATGGAAAGCATCCCGAGCATGGATGCGGACACATTCTTCATCTTTACGTTCGATGCCGGCGAGGAAGACGGCGCGGTTCAGAAAACGTACGACGATTGGACGGGTCATCCGCTTTGGAAGGAACTGAAGGCCGTGAAGAACGATAAGGTTTACATGGTGAACGAGGTGACCTGGAATAACGGCGGGGGCATCATTGCAGCCAACAAAATGCTCGACGAACTCTACGATCACTTTGGTTTAGCGAAATAATGACAGGCGCGAGAATATCTATATTTTCTCGTACCTCTACGAGAATGGCAGGTCTTGTTCTCGCAATAGGCTTATTCGCCGGCTGTTTTATCGCAAGCGTCGCGCTCGGGCAGATCGCGATCCCGTTTACGACGACGATCGATGCGTTCTTCGATTACGACCCGTCATCAACGGAGCACATTCTGATTACGACGACGCGAATTTCCCGGGCCGTCATTGCAGCGGTGATCGGAGCGGGGCTGGCGATAGCGGGAGCATTCATGCAGGCCTTGACGAGAAACCCGCTCGCTTCCCCAAGCATATTCGGCATTAATGCGGGTGCTGTATTTTGCATCGTGTTTGCGGCGACGTTCTTCTCGGTCTCCTCGCTCACGCATTACATGTGGATCGCATTCGCGGGAGCCGGAATAGCCGCTTGCTCGGTTTATTTCCTGGGCTCCCTGGGCCGGGACGGCTTGTCTCCGATTAAGATTGTGCTGGCTGGCGCGGCTATATCGGCTTTGTTCGTTTCCTTCACGCAAGGCATGCTGGTCATCAGCGAGCAGAACTTGGAAGGCGTCTTATTCTGGCTGGCCGGCTCGGTCTCGGGAAGAACGATGGATATGCTGCTGCCGATATTGCCTTACATGGCAGGGGCGGGAATCTTGGCGTTCCTGCTCGGGCGCTCCGTGAATATCTTGACGACGGGCGAAGATATTGCCAAGGGCTTGGGACAGCGAACGATCATGGTCAAATCGTTGATGGCCGTCGTCGTGATCGTCTTGGCCGGCGGATCGGTTGCGGTCGGCGGCTCCATCGGATTTATCGGACTGGTCGTTCCTCATATCGTTCGTTCGCTTGTCGGGATCGATTATCGATGGATCGTTCCATACTGCGCGCTGTTAGGCGCAAGCCTGCTGCTGCTGGCCGATATAGCGGCCCGGTTCGTCATTATGCCTCAAGAAATGCCGATCGGGGTCATGACCGCCTTGGTCGGAACGCCATTCTTCATCTATATCGCACGCAGGGGGATGGCGAGGGAATGAGCAATTATTTTACCGTGCGCAATAAATCAGGCAAGCTGTCCTTCTTGGTCGAGAAGAAAACTGTCGCGGTTACGATGGCTCTGTTTGCGATTGTAATTCTGCTGTTCATTGCAGGTTTATCGATCGGAAGTACCATGATCAACCCGATTGAAGTGGTGAAGCACCTGCTAGGCATGGGCAGCGGCGAGCATACCTTCATTCTGGAGACGCTTCGGCTGCCGCGCATGCTTCTATCGCTGTTAGTCGGTGCAGCGCTTGGCATATCGGGTTTGATTTTGCAGGGAATCATCCGCAATCCGCTGGCTTCCCCCGATATTATCGGGATTACTGGCGGCGCGTCCGCAGCTGCGGTAGTATTTATTACGTATTTTGCCGGCGCGGTGAGCATCCGGTGGCTTCCGGTCGCGGCGATTATCGGGGCGGGAACCGTTTCGCTGCTTATCTACGTATTAGCTTGGAAGAAAGGCGTCTCGCCGATCCGCCTCGTTCTCATCGGGATTGGCGCAGCTGCGGCGACGGGAGCTTTGACGACGATGCTGATCGTGCTTAGCTCCACCGCCTCTGCTAGCCAAGCGTATATTTGGATGACGGGAAGCGTGTATGGGGCCAATTGGGAGAATGTATATGGCATGCTGCCATGGGTGCTCGTTTTTGTGCCGCTTGCGTATATATTCTCCAGGTCGGTCAATGTGCTGGAGCTGGGCGATCAGGTGGCGGCCGGCCTTGGGACGAAGGTTCAGCTGCAGCGGTTCTGCCTGCTTCTCATTAGCGTGGCGCTGGCCGGATCTGCCGTCGCATTCGCGGGCGGGATCGGCTTCGTGGGGTTAATCGCCCCTCATATTTCGAGGAAGCTTGTCGGGCGTTCGTTCGGAGGATTGATTCTCGTTGCCGGAATCATAGGGGGATTAATGGTCTGTTCGGCGGATATGGTAGCCCGGACGGTCTTTCTCCCGCTTGATATCCCTGCGGGCGTATTCTCTGCGGCTATCGGCGCTCCATTCTTCATTTACCTGCTGTATGCGAACCGGAACAAATAAGATTGGGACAAAGGGAGAATCGGGACATGAGCCATGAGGGACCGCTCTTGCTGAAGCGGGAGGAATGGGATTATTTCAAGGATCAACTGCGCATGACAACCGGGGAATCTCTTGAACGGCGTTATTCGATCTCTTCGCAAGACTTGCTGGATGAACAGAGATGCGCCGCGTTTCTGGATGGCTTGGCGCCTGTGTTTGACTCCGACTCGAGAAAGGTGACCGCTTCTCTATTCGCCAAGCGGTATGCTTTCTTGCTCATTTGTCCGAGCTTCTATGCCATGACGATGTACGGGAAGAGCTTTGACGTATCCATCGGGAATTGTCATGTCGAATCGAATTTCGTGGGCGAAAGCTGGAGGCCGAATTTGAGGCTGAACGATATGAGCATGACGCAGCCCGCGGCCGCCGGCCGTCACGAATGGCGCGATCAAATCATTAAAGGCATATTCGCAGATCATCTCGCTCCGATCTGGGCGACCCTATCGAAGGTTGCTCGTCTTCCGTTGTCCATATTATGGGAGAACACCGCCGTCTTCGTCTACGCGCTCTACGAGAAGCGAATTGCCGATGAGAGCAGCGGAGATCAGAAGCTTCGCCGGCAGGAGGATTTCAACTATCTTGTCCGCAATGCGACGGCAGATTTATTCGGCTGGAAGTACAATCCCATTGCGGCATACGATAGTCCCAAATGCAGCGTAGAGGGGTACGACAAGCCGCTGCGCATTCGCAAAACGTGCTGCCTGTATTATAAATCTTCGGACGATGGAAGTTACTGCGCGACCTGCCCGCTGACCAATAAGGGCAAATAAGCAAGTAAGTAAGGGCATCTTCAACCAAAAAGAGAGCTGTCATCACAAGCGAATGTTTCGTTCGCTGCGGAGACGGCTCTCTTTTTTCATCTATATAAATTTAGAGACCTGCAGATACTTATTGCTATTGAACCTGTGCCGCCGTATCCAGCGTATAGACGCCTGTGTGCTTGCCCTTCAGTTCATACCATGTGAGGGTGTCACCCTGCACGAGCGGTGCCATGTTCCCGGGCGACGGAACGCCCTTAAGCTCGGCTGGGGCTTTCAGGTAGCTTCCCTCGCCGTCGATGATCGCGTAGAACAGCATACCTTCCTCCACGCCTTCGGCTTCAACCTTCCATAGTAATACATACTTATCCTTGCTGATCTTGCTAATATGGCTTTCTTTCACTGCACTCTTGGAGCTTGGCGCATACTCCGTGATCCATTTGGTCGTCACGGCTTGGCTGTCTGTGGCCGTCTTGGGCACGACGCTGACGAACAGGTTCTTGGCGCTGCTTGTTCCATAGGATTGCGTCAAGGAAACGCTGGAGCCTACGACCAGATAGTTCGATTCGGTTATCTCAAGTCCCGTCAAATGGCCGCCTGTGTAGTTGTCGCCAATCCTGCCCGGGAACTTGATGATGTCGATCTCATTGGTGATTTCTCCCGCATCCTCCGTCTGCAGCACGATCGATCTCGGATAGGCGTCTCCGTGATCGGCATAGACGATCCGGCTTCCATCGAACCGTACATAGCTGGCGAAGGAATGGCTCACGTGGTTCGATGGCCATTGCCCGCCTTTGGCGAGAACGTTCATGTCCGACGTTTGAATCAAGAAGGAGATATTGGATTGATGATGCAGCCCGTCATCGGACAAATATCGCTCCCGGGCGGTATGGACCGCAAGCAGTCCGTCATGGTTGTCCATCGTGAGATTGCTCGCATCGAAAGGCACCGTTACATAAACGTCGCGGATGTCGGCTTGGCCGATTTTCTTCCACGCTTTATCGTATTTCACAATCGAGAATACGCTCTTCGCGCTCGATTCTTCTTCATTCGTCTGGCCGTACACGATGTAATAATAGCCGTCCTCTGAAGCATGAAATCCGCCAAAGAGCGGGAGTACCATCGGAATATCGGTCTTTCCTAGATAACGGTAGGTCGACGGGTCGTAGTCGCTTACTGTAAGCTTGCCTTCATTATAGTGCAAAATATGTACACGGTCGTTATCCGCGTACATGTACCGCTCGGCAGGGTGTGCCCAGTTGCTATACCAATAATCGTCGGTGCTCTTCTCGTCAGGCGCTGACGTATAGAGCAGCGATATGGCTTGGTCTGTATAGATTTCGACCGACTGTGTGGATGGGTTCCAAGCAATGGTATTGTTGAAGCTTTCCGTTACGAACCGAAGCGGTACCAGAGCTCTGCCTTTTATAATCTGTGCCGGAACGTCCATTGTGATACGCTTGCCGTTAATTTGGGCGACGGGGTTATCCAGCTGCAGCGTAACGGTGGTGTCATTTAATTTCCCCGTTATCGTTCCGGTCTTCTCGTTCCAGTCTACCTTCGCGTTCAACGCCTCGAATACCGCCCGCATCGGCACCAGGGTCCGTCCGTTATCGGACACCGGCGGCACATCGAATGGTAGCTGCTTTCCATCCACATACACCTTAATATCTGCCGTATCGTATTGTGCAGATGCTGCTAAGGGCACTGACAGCATCGCCAGCATAAAGGTAATCACCATGCATGAAATCGACAATCGTTTCATTAACACAACTCCAATCTTATGAGATAGTAGAAAAAGCCTTGCCTGAGCTCATTGCGATGAAAAGGGCACTACATATATCGACAAGCAAAGGGGGAAAATGAATGGACCGTCCAAGCAAGAGGAGACTTGTACAGAGGAGTGGGTTTCTCCGCTGCTTGGGCTTGTCGGAGCAAGATCGCCTCATCGTTTCCAAACCCAGTGAATGCCCAATCTCCAGTACCGCTGATAACTGGTCATGCTTAGCAGTAATGTCCGGCAACTATCGAGGGCAGTTTAACCACAGAATGGTGAAAGCGGCAGATCCCCCTTGGGTGTGCTCCCGCATATTCGAAGTCCAAGATGATTTGCGACCTGGCGGATGATATTTTTAAAAGTCATACAGGATTACGTAGCATCACTTTGATCTAGTTAAAGCCTAATCTATCAGTGAATCTTTCTTAATGAGTAAATATCATCTCTGTCGACTCTGGTCTACTGCAGCGCCTTGAACACATTATGGGAAGCTTTTTGAGAAAATAGTTGGCGATGGAGTTATTCTTCTTATAACAAGGTGAAAGTAGCGGAATTACAGGATTTTTTCGCAGAAACATTCGAGTTTTATTGCTATAATTCAAGTGAATCTCAAAATAAATCAAAAATAATTTCAAAAAACACTTGCAATACTATCAATAAGCATGGTATATTCTAATTCCGGCCGAGAGCGGCACGGGAAAACAGCAAAACAGAAACAAACTTGTTCCTTGAAAACTGAACAATGAGCGACCTGTCAAGCAATTGATTGAACAAGTAATGAGCTAACAAGCTTATCGATAAAGACGATCCTCGGATCGCACTTTTATGGAGAGTTTGATCCTGGCTCAGGACGAACGCTGGCGGCGTGCCTAATACATGCAAGTCGAGCGAATTTCATTGAAAGCTTGCTTTCAATGGAGTTAGCGGCGGACGGGTGAGTAACACGTAGGTAACCTGCCTGCAAGACCGGGATAACATTCGGAAACGAATGCTAATACCGGATACGCAATTCTCTCGCATGAGGGAGTTGGGAAAGGCGGAGCAATCTGCCGCTTGCAGATGGACCTGCGGCGCATTAGCTAGTTGGTGGGGTAACGGCCCACCAAGGCGACGATGCGTAGCCGACCTGAGAGGGTGATCGGCCACACTGGGACTGAGACACGGCCCAGACTCCTACGGGAGGCAGCAGTAGGGAATCTTCCGCAATGGACGAAAGTCTGACGGAGCAACGCCGCGTGAGTGATGAAGGTTTTCGGATCGTAAAGCTCTGTTGCCAGGGAAGAACGCTTAGGGGAGTAACTGCCCTTAAGGTGACGGTACCTGAGAAGAAAGCCCCGGCTAACTACGTGCCAGCAGCCGCGGTAATACGTAGGGGGCAAGCGTTGTCCGGAATTATTGGGCGTAAAGCGCGCGCAGGCGGCTTTGTAAGTCTGGTGTTTAAGCTCGGGGCTCAACCCCGATTCGCATCGGAAACTGCGAGGCTTGAGTGCAGAAGAGGAAAGTGGAATTCCACGTGTAGCGGTGAAATGCGTAGAGATGTGGAGGAACACCAGTGGCGAAGGCGACTTTCTGGGCTGTAACTGACGCTGAGGCGCGAAAGCGTGGGGAGCAAACAGGATTAGATACCCTGGTAGTCCACGCCGTAAACGATGAATGCTAGGTGTTAGGGGTTTCGATACCCTTGGTGCCGAAGTTAACACATTAAGCATTCCGCCTGGGGAGTACGCTCGCAAGAGTGAAACTCAAAGGAATTGACGGGGACCCGCACAAGCAGTGGAGTATGTGGTTTAATTCGAAGCAACGCGAAGAACCTTACCAGGTCTTGACATCCCTCTGAATCCTCTAGAGATAGAGGCGGCCTTCGGGACAGAGGAGACAGGTGGTGCATGGTTGTCGTCAGCTCGTGTCGTGAGATGTTGGGTTAAGTCCCGCAACGAGCGCAACCCTTAATTTTAGTTGCCAGCATGTAATGGTGGGCACTCTAGAATGACTGCCGGTGACAAACCGGAGGAAGGCGGGGATGACGTCAAATCATCATGCCCCTTATGACCTGGGCTACACACGTACTACAATGGCCGGTACAACGGGCTGCGAAACCGCGAGGTGGAGCGAATCCCAACAAAGCCGGTCTCAGTTCGGATTGCAGGCTGCAACTCGCCTGCATGAAGTCGGAATTGCTAGTAATCGCGGATCAGCATGCCGCGGTGAATACGTTCCCGGGTCTTGTACACACCGCCCGTCACACCACGAGAGTTTACAACACCCGAAGTCGGTGGGGTAACCGCAAGGAGCCAGCCGCCGAAGGTGGGGTAGATGATTGGGGTGAAGTCGTAACAAGGTAGCCGTATCGGAAGGTGCGGCTGGATCACCTCCTTTCTAAGGAAATACCTGATCTCGATGAAGATCAGATACTTTGACAGGTATCGCTCATGTTCAGTTTTGAGGGAGCAATTCTCTCGAAACATCCGTTTGGTAGTAATGGCGAAGGGGAACCACGCGTACCCATCTCGAACACGACCGTTAAGCCCTTCAGCGCCGATGGTACTTGGACCGCAGGGTCCTGGAAGAGTAGGACGCTGCCAAGCGGGTGCGAAAGCACTTGAATACAGACTGTACGGTAACAATCGGAAGGTTCGGTTGCTGCTCGAACAGGCTTGCCGACAAGTGACAATCGGAATTGTCGATTGTAACACTTGCGGACCTTGCACCTTGAAAACTGGATATGAAATTTGCGTAAACATCTTATAGCTGAGTTTTATTCGCAGCTTAGGTTGTAAGGTTTTGATCTTCGGATCAGGTCTTCAATCATAAATTGCAGCGTAGGTTTTGCGGGTGAGTGCGACTTTTGTAGATGGGTTTCCACAGCTCAACGAGCTTAGGGAATCAGAGAAACACAGCTACAACGGGAGCAACCAGCCGACAAAACCGGAGCATTAGGTTAAGCTAGTAAGAGCGCACGGAG carries:
- a CDS encoding ABC transporter ATP-binding protein codes for the protein MHAKDRVIEVEGLVKRYGGFTAVNGVSFGVSRGEVFGLLGPNGAGKTTTMEMIEGLRKPDGGSAKVAGHDTRTSLRKVKEVIGVQLQSTSLFELLTVEEILRMYASFYPRSVPIEPLLDDMILQDKRKGQVKHLSGGQKQRLAIAIALINDPIVLFLDEPTTGLDPQARRTLWDIVLRLKERGKTIVLSTHYMDEAHILCDRICLMDQGSIIALDTPDELIRSLQSENAIEFRLPEQGGGDQIASSANHSESRIPSSAGTEASDASSPLTGLLQHIPGVQEVELRNDTYVLYTSDLQATLTSFVQLMSERRLTFTDLRTRTATLEDVFIHMTGRGLREE
- a CDS encoding ABC transporter permease, with protein sequence MKAYLQLTLSQLKLFARNRQMLVFTLFFPVFFMMIFGFVFNNDRPMSLDAAVIDQDHSEASQELMTSFGQTGVLNLKTFEAEADALDALKHNDLGLVVVIPQGYGDSLGKFAQASEPSSGGANTGSAAVNTGSPAQIRMIYDSANLTTAGLAKAAVSGVADSVSKKLLHFTPAVTVAEESVQSQQLSYIDFLVPGIVAMMIMSNNLNGVAGQIASWRERGVLRRMQSTMLRPSSFIAAQITARLTLNGIQAVIVLLIAQFVFGTQVRGSWGTLLFFVIIGTLAFMSIGFIIASLARTPESANPIAAILSFPMMFLGGVFFPIKNMPEFIQKFVNLLPIAHLSTAMREVMNAGAGFASLWTETLILCGWMIVAFAIASYTFKWE
- a CDS encoding DUF4362 domain-containing protein, whose product is MLILLTLTLLITGCTSTSEYSVREAKKNGDIIVGPSGPLNTDKIIPFMNHVDQGRESRLRITSYTDEGDPIIIDLHYDGKKISYSYDNTRDKLGGRSRGKSETTCGEIHQREVVRDDQAAGTQYVLTGCKKLIGPHESGKKEIHVLFVEK
- a CDS encoding helix-turn-helix domain-containing protein, translated to MQRQKVFILAPDSAVQLGLRNAGSADYYYIQFHALQAADRKQFIPAQLNCPDELPISHFSLLTERVDEIMRKQYSGNGWDAMKANILFQDMLIALFKDAIREHKQDLKHAIALTMDYMEQNYRLNITRKQLAEMVGISEDYYSRAFKKLAGKSPMEYLTEVRVSQAKQSLLLSRDSFRSIAQSVGFSDEFYFSRKFKASTGRSPTSYVNAVKYSEKIASLRHLLTGHLIALGVEPYAAVINNAYPVTTRFRNTVAVGDYKPDLEKLMTAKPDLIMTCEFRDFGKSQKEKMYDQIAPTVTLPFYQSWRVHLQTIGKIIGKEKEAGDWLERYDNKAESVRKQLAETIGDETILIVGIGDGRMCVYGQRNMGSVLYGDLKLAVPRGVAEIDHYKETTLEELHAFDADRILLTSYRHDGSEHVDQAIRNEVSGLYTNEAWHALKAVRNRAVYGMYDSQHLYTCYTSLSHDLFLDKVRQMLRSDSSKQRT
- a CDS encoding ABC transporter substrate-binding protein, yielding MFKSPKVMVALAMLLMVMLVIAGCGTDKNAGTEGQNKPEEKVNGTNNKEAAAGNNEQSADVRVIEHAMGKTEIKGTPLRVVTLYQGATDVAVALGVTPVGVVDSWVEEPMYLYLRDQLKDVPHVGLETQPNLEEISKLKPDLIIASKLRHEKIYDQLSQIAPTVTHETVFKFKETLDLMGKAMNKEEEAAKLLADWTDRVADFKQKIETKQGADWPIEVSVLNFRADHARIYVTGYAGDILNELGFTRSASQQEEEKKGTVVLKLTSMESIPSMDADTFFIFTFDAGEEDGAVQKTYDDWTGHPLWKELKAVKNDKVYMVNEVTWNNGGGIIAANKMLDELYDHFGLAK
- a CDS encoding FecCD family ABC transporter permease; this translates as MAGLVLAIGLFAGCFIASVALGQIAIPFTTTIDAFFDYDPSSTEHILITTTRISRAVIAAVIGAGLAIAGAFMQALTRNPLASPSIFGINAGAVFCIVFAATFFSVSSLTHYMWIAFAGAGIAACSVYFLGSLGRDGLSPIKIVLAGAAISALFVSFTQGMLVISEQNLEGVLFWLAGSVSGRTMDMLLPILPYMAGAGILAFLLGRSVNILTTGEDIAKGLGQRTIMVKSLMAVVVIVLAGGSVAVGGSIGFIGLVVPHIVRSLVGIDYRWIVPYCALLGASLLLLADIAARFVIMPQEMPIGVMTALVGTPFFIYIARRGMARE